Part of the Virgibacillus natechei genome is shown below.
CTATACATAATGTTGCTCAGCCAAGGAGGGTTAGCGAATGGAAAGCACAGAAGCATTTGTAAGGAAATTTCAAGAAACCAAGAAGAAAGATGAGCTGAATAGAGCGAAACAAGGTAGTCGTAATCGATCAGATAGATTACCAAGTAAGCGACATTAATCCCAATTGTTCACCACAACTGCAATAAGCTGCATAAGCAGATAAAAGCCAAGCTCACATACCGCGAGCCTGGCTTTTACCATTCAACTTATTAATTTAATGTAACATCCTGTAATTGATACAAACCTGATGCATCTGCCCAGAATCCTTCTACATTATCTCGATGAGCCATAATATGTGCTGGGTGATACAAGAATGCCATTGGTGCTTGTTCGTTCAAGTACTCCGTTGCTTCAACATATAACTCCAATCGAGTATCTTCATCTTGCTCCACACGTGCTTCATGTAGCATTTCGTCAAATGTTTCATCTTCCATAAATGATCGATTACCTGTTGCTCCAACGTTATGGGAGTGGAACATCATATGCAATGGGTAATCTGCGTCAGCTGTCCCTAGAGAAAGCCCTAGAATAAACATTTCGTGTTCTCCATTAGCCGTGCTATCTAAATAAGCTCCCCATTCAACAATTTCGATAGAAGCATCGATACCAATTTCGGCTAATTCATTCTGTGTATATGTTGCAATATCAATACGCTCTTGAGAGTCATTTGTCCATATCTCTGTTTCAAAGCCATCTTCATAGCCTGCTTCAGCTAATAAATCTTTTGCTTCTTCAATATCATATTCATGTGCTTCTACATCTTCACTATAACCAAATTGTGTTTCGTTGATTGGTCCTACAGCTTCTTCACCAGTTCCTTCCAAAATTCCCTCAATCATAGCCTCTCTATCAACTACTTTTGAAATAGCTTGACGAACTAATGGATCATCGAATGGTTCTTTTTGCATATTAAATCCAAGGTATGTGATACTCGCTGCATCTCGCATGTAAACATGCGCTTCCTCTGCATTTTCTATTTGACCCATATCACTTGCTGTTAGTGGATCAATAATATGCGAATCTCCAGTCTCCATCTCCGCCACACGGGTTAGATCCTCAGGTACCACTTTAAATGTAACAGTATCTACATTAGCGTTGTCACCCCAATAGTCTTCATTATTTGCAAGAACAATTTCTGCACCAGGGTCCCAACTTTCAAATTCAAACATTCCTGTCCCTACTGGATTTTCGTTAACATACGCACCATGTTGTTCGCCCTCTTCTACAGCTGCATAATCGGCTTCAATGATTTCTGGACTAAGTATACTGGAAGCATAATGAGCAAAATGTGCTGGAAGAGGCGCAAAAGGATCCTCTGTTACTAATTGAACTGTATGATCATCCACGACAATAACTTCTTCTATAAGATCAAATAGAACAGCACGCGGTGAGGCAAGTTCCTCATCCAAAATTCGTTCGACATTCATTTTTACGACTTCTGCATTGAATTCAGATCCGTCATGAAACGTCACGCCTTCCTCAAGCTCAAACTCCCATACGTCATCTTCTATTGCTTCCCAATCCTTGGCAAGAAGAGGCTCTAGTTCCATATCTTCATCAAATTTCAATAACGTTTCATAAATATTGATTTGAATATTACCCGACGGAACATCACTTGATGTATGTGGGTCTAGTGATGCAGCATCTGACCCTGTCCCTATAATTAAATCGTCACCTGCTTCTTCTGCACTATCACCCTCAGTTTCTGCTTCGCCGCTAGCCTCTTCATCGTCAGGCTCACTAGCACAAGCTATCAATGCAACCGACAATGCTAATAATAATACCAAAATCTTGAATGGATTTTCCTTCATGATGTTTCCCCCTTATATAAATGTGTATAATTTGATGAATTTTGTGAAAAATTTGATTAAAATTGTACGTATCACTTTTTTCGACAATTCTTTCATCTAGTAAAGTTTAGTATACCATATAAGATATCAAAGTATATTAAAAATTCTTAACGTGCAATAAAATAAGCCTAAAGACCTAATTTTAATATAACTTCTACCAAACAGACGATAAAAACCCCTAATTATCCAATCTAACAAAATAAAAGACTTATACATCCATTTCACAAATGGTTATAAGTCTTTTTTTATGGAATTACTCTTGGTCATTTTTATTTCATTGGAATGCCGTGGCGATAAGCCAGTCAATTCCCCACTTTTATTGAGAACGCGTTGGTAGGGTTTGAGGTTCTTTGGCTCGAGTCAGGCTTGGATTCACACTCTTTTCTCAGCTATTTCTTCTAGCATTTCTTCAATAGCTGCCGCCACGCCGTGCTCACCGTTTGCTTTTGTTGTATAGTCGCACATTTCCTTTATCTCCTTCTCTGCGTTTCCCATCGCAACACCACGTCCAGCCATTTTCAACATGCTCGAATCATTGAAATTGTCACCAATTGCCATGACATCTTTCATTTGAATTCCCATGCTCGCTGCAAGCCCCTCGAGGGCAATACCTTTCTGTGCATTTGGATGATTGAATTCAAGATTTATCTCGCCTGAAGACGTCACCACAACTCTATCATTATCCTTAAATTGGTTACGCACATTTATCAATTTATCCTTTTTCATCGAAAAACCTAATATCTTATAGATCTCAAGATTTTCCAAAGCGTAAATTTCATTATAATTTTCAATGAAGGTAACCGATTCCTCCTGTAAGCGATTCTTAGCACCTTCGCGAATTTCTGCCTCCGATAGATTTGGATTAGCGGATTGCATCACATCAACCATCACTTCTACAAAATACTCCCTGCTCGTCGAATAGATACCATGATTTGTAAAAAATTCGATATACATATCCGTTGCCTGACAAGACCGTTGAATGTCCTTGGCAACTTCCAAATCTAACCCCACACTTCGTATTAACTTATTACCTACCTCATATGTCCTCGCTCCATTCAGACAAATAAACGGACAATTTATCTCCGCA
Proteins encoded:
- a CDS encoding DUF4023 family protein — protein: MESTEAFVRKFQETKKKDELNRAKQGSRNRSDRLPSKRH
- a CDS encoding glutathione ABC transporter substrate-binding protein, with product MKENPFKILVLLLALSVALIACASEPDDEEASGEAETEGDSAEEAGDDLIIGTGSDAASLDPHTSSDVPSGNIQINIYETLLKFDEDMELEPLLAKDWEAIEDDVWEFELEEGVTFHDGSEFNAEVVKMNVERILDEELASPRAVLFDLIEEVIVVDDHTVQLVTEDPFAPLPAHFAHYASSILSPEIIEADYAAVEEGEQHGAYVNENPVGTGMFEFESWDPGAEIVLANNEDYWGDNANVDTVTFKVVPEDLTRVAEMETGDSHIIDPLTASDMGQIENAEEAHVYMRDAASITYLGFNMQKEPFDDPLVRQAISKVVDREAMIEGILEGTGEEAVGPINETQFGYSEDVEAHEYDIEEAKDLLAEAGYEDGFETEIWTNDSQERIDIATYTQNELAEIGIDASIEIVEWGAYLDSTANGEHEMFILGLSLGTADADYPLHMMFHSHNVGATGNRSFMEDETFDEMLHEARVEQDEDTRLELYVEATEYLNEQAPMAFLYHPAHIMAHRDNVEGFWADASGLYQLQDVTLN
- a CDS encoding Cof-type HAD-IIB family hydrolase — translated: MKLIASDLDGTLLDEQGEISAENAEAIKKAMDLGVKFVVATGRSYGAANKPLQNAEINCPFICLNGARTYEVGNKLIRSVGLDLEVAKDIQRSCQATDMYIEFFTNHGIYSTSREYFVEVMVDVMQSANPNLSEAEIREGAKNRLQEESVTFIENYNEIYALENLEIYKILGFSMKKDKLINVRNQFKDNDRVVVTSSGEINLEFNHPNAQKGIALEGLAASMGIQMKDVMAIGDNFNDSSMLKMAGRGVAMGNAEKEIKEMCDYTTKANGEHGVAAAIEEMLEEIAEKRV